The Agelaius phoeniceus isolate bAgePho1 chromosome 2, bAgePho1.hap1, whole genome shotgun sequence region TCTtgtccagggaagggggcaAGTGTGTGGCCAAGACCTGGTCCAGTAGAAGgttccctgcctgtggcagggggggTGGAATGAGAGAATGATATCTCctgaagatcccttccaaccttaaccattccatgatcctgtgattcCAGGAGTTCAGAGATCTTCCATCCACACCAAAGGGAACAGCCCTGGAAGGATGCTGGAGGGAAGGGTCCTGAGCATAGTGAAATCCATcccaggcagagagcagggccTGCTTTTCTGTCTGGGAACCAGCTGGCAATAGCTGTCAGGTGCTGCTGGGCTTGCACTGGGGAAAGGAGATGTCCCTTTGACTCTGCAGACTCAAAAAGAGCTACAGAAATTGCCCCTGCTCAGCACATGGAGATGAACatttcccctcccagcctgtgTCCCAGAGAACTCCCTGAGCTCCCAAATCTCCCAGGcaggctgctgcctgctgcccccAAGGCAGAAAGCAGGGGATTTTCAATCATAATGAAAATTAACTCTAATAAAATTGAACGGAGCATCAGGGTGAGCCCAAGGCTGGCACTCCGGGCTGTGCTTGCCTTGGTTTTTGCCAGGTCTCTGCAGGACTGCTGAGAGCTGGTGCAGTCCTGACCAGGCTCACCCACCCTGCCACCCTGGCAGGCACCTGGGGGCTGTGTCTGCCTCACTGGGACCGGTGACTCAGCCCCCCATTGCCTCATGGTGCACGGTGCTTGGACCAGTGGCACTGCTACAAACAGCCCCTgggccagcccagcacagcacacttCCTTCGGATTTTTCCATGCTCCATAATCCTCAAATTTAGAAGCCCTTGGAATTCTTTCTCAGGGAGTTTAAACTCATGTTTTTAGCTGGTGAGTGCCCTGAGGCTCTGGGTGCCccgggaagctgtggctgccctggcagtgcccaaggccgggctggagcagcctggggcagtggaaggtgtccctgccatggcaggggtggcactccAGGGCTTTAAGGAGCCTCCCAGCCCAGAGTGGTGTGGGATTCATGATTCCATGTGCAAAGCACCATGAAGGATCACTTGGCAGGAGGGGATGATGCTCCCCAGCAGGGATGCAGCCCGGAGCCCCCAGCGGGCCGGCAGCTCCCCCTGTGCTCGGGGCTGAGGTGATGCTTGTCCCCACTCAGACAGAGGGGGACAGGGCCTCTCTCCCCCTTGGACAGCTGCCAAAGCCACTATCTCCCCTCGTGCAgccccgctccctccccggccccaAGCAGTGCCTCCGTGCACTGAGATTAGGCTGAGCCGTGTATAAAAATCCCCGGGGCAGCCTCGGCAGCCACATCCTCGGCATTGCTCAGGGAAGCTCGGGGAACCTCCTGCCAACACCATGGTGAACTGGACAGCTGAGGAGAAGCAGCTCATCACCTGCCTCTGGGCCAAGGTCAACGTCGCTGAGTGCGGCGGCGAGGCCCTGGCCAGGTAAGTGCAGCTCCAgacctgcccctgctcctgcagggaatcACTCCTGGAATCACTCCTGCCCCTGCACTGCAGGGAAACACTCCCATCACTGGAACATCAACgtctctgtgtctgtctgtctgtccctccacCTCTCTCCAGGCTGCTGATCGTCTACCCCTGGACCCAGAGGTTCTTTGCCTCCTTTGGGAACCTGTCCAGCCCCACTGCTGTCTGTGGCAACCCCATGGTCCGTGCCCATGGCAAGAAGGTGCTGACCTCCTTCGGGGAGGCCATCAAGAGCCTGGACAGCATCAAGAAATGCTTTGCTCCACTGAGCAAACTGCACTGCGACAAGCTGCACGTGGACCCCGAGAACTTCAGGGTGAGCCACACTCAGCTCCAGCCTCGGCCGGGCAGAGGGGCTGAGCTCAGGAGGGGCTTCAGGGGCCTCAGAGGGGTCTGACAGTCCCTGAGACCTTGAGAGaaaccctggggctgcccaagAGCCTGTGGAGGGTAGGGGCAgtggaggggaaaggagagtcATATCTggggggagcagagaggagctctggggctgggatctGTGAGGGGAGGCAGCCAGGCAGGCGAGGTGAGAGGGCAGAAATGCACAGACCAGTGTGCCCTGGTCAGAGGAAacatcctggagcagccagagggaaggagctgagacAGGGTTTAGAGGGAAGAGCTGGGCTTGGCTGTGAGGGAGTGGTTAAACCAGAAGGGAAAACCACAGCCACTCTGGCAGGAGGGTTctgagcccagggacagccagggtgcaagggatgggaatggaaggGCCGAAGCCAGTAGAAGCTGAGGGAGgaccctgcagagcaggcacaggaaGATGCTGGGGGAGGCTCCAGCACACCCAGGGGTCCCTCTTGgccagaccctgagctgtgctgggagcccagtgCATGGATGGGGCCAGGACAATCTGCTCcttgctgtgctgtgagctgcccagagagcagagggcatgctggggagggctctgggggcagcagcactgacagatcctgctggggagggctctggggacagcaccacTGACAGATcctgctggggagggctctggggacagcagcactgacagatcctgctggggagggctctgggggcagcagcactgacagatcctgctggggagggctctggggacagcagcactgacagatcctgctcctgtggggagggctctggggacagcagcactgacagatcctgctcctgtggggagggctctggggacagcagcactgacagatcctgctcctgtggggagggctctgggggcagcagcactgacagctcctgctccctccccacagctcctgggtgACACCCTCATCGTGGTCCTGGCCTCCCACTTCGGCAAGGACTTCACCCCCGAGTGCCAGGCTGCCTGGCAGAAGCTGGTGCGTGTGGTGGCCCACGCCCTGGCCCACGAGTACCACTGAGCCTCCTGGGAGCCTCCCTGCCTGGAGACACTCCTGGGGAATCTCCTCGGGTCCTGCTGGGCTCTAACCACCCAATAAACACCAGCTACTCCAGCCAACAGGAGATGTCTGGTTCTTtgtgggaatggggagggagggacaggggctggggaagcAAATGTTCACAAACAGGGGATAACTGAGCCATGATCTCCTTCAGGCAAGTGAAACTTGTCTCAGATGGAGATCCCAGGGGGGTGTTCAGGACAAAACCCGAAAAAacaggaacaaacaggaacagtcTGGCACTTTTTGGACACATCAGGTGGCATTGCTTGGTTTAATGTTTGAAAACTTTCACAGAGTGAGTGGAGTAGAAAATGTGCAGTGGGAGAAGTGACAGGGAGATTGGGGCCATGGCGTGTAACTTCCTGCATGTGGGGTTTTGTTggcttggggtttttaaaaCCCCCAAGATTCTTAGGTTAACAAAGGCAGAAGGTAACAGACACAACCCTCAACACTTGGTTAGATGGGACTTGGAAaaagcctgggacagtggaaggtgtcaccccatggcaggggatgggactggatgagattttgggtcccttccagcccagcccagtctgggttctgtgattccatgaaacACCAGTGCTGCTTGCAGAGGAAGCAGTGtcacccccagcctggccagggtcCTTtggcccagcccctcctgcagtgagcaggaaCAAACACAAACGCTCTGCTCCAAGGTCACCCAGACCCCAGCAGGGCATTCCCGTGCCCCATGAGCTCCATGCCTGCCCCCTGCACCCCTCCCACCTTCAGCTGGGCACAGGAGCAGAAGAGCAGAGagccagctgcctctcccagctctcAGGCCTCCACTGATCCTCAGGCTGCTGAACCCCTGGGCCAGGCGCTGTCAGGTTGCACATCTGTGCAGATGCtttttcttcctggaaaggAAGATGTTTATCTGTGCAGatgttttttcttcctggaaagggtgctcaggccttggcaggggctgcccagggagctttgcagtgcccagccctgcaggtgtcccctgcaggtggcactgagtgctatgggctggggacaaggtgcccatggggcacagctggcactgcatgggctggcagggctgggccagccccagggatCCCGGGATTCTGTGGGATCCCAGTAATCCCAGTGTTCCCACCTCTCCTCACGCCCTGTGAGCCAACTGGGAGCTGGTTTGCCCTGGGTTATAACatctccttccagccctgcctgaccTTTCCCAAGAGGTTCTTGGAGACAGGAGCTCCCTCTTGGCTGCGAGGCCTTGCCATGGTTTTAGCAGTGTCATCCTGAAGTTAATCAAACTCCTAAAGAGCTGATGGGAAAGCAAAGGGAGAGGCCAAAGCCTGACCGgtcctgcaggaaaaggaaaaggagaaccTCCTGCATTCAGAGGGAGAacccaggagccccaggttGGCGTCTCCTGCCTCAGGGGCTGGCACACCCAAGGGGCGCCAGGGCTGGCACCTTCCCCAgaggggagctgcagcagaacgCGCACGGGGCCgtgctggggctctgtggggagaTAATGGCCCCTCGAGCAGGGCTGGAAATCAGGGACGGCGAGGGCGGCGGGCCAGCCAGGCCCGGGGTGCTCCGGGCACCTTGCCTGGGCCCCACCCTGCGCTGGGCGATGCTGGGTCCCCTCCCCGTGCCAGGGCCCCCCCGGGGGCGCAGCCAATGACGGGGTGCAGGGGGCAGAGGAGGGGCCCCGCGCAGGGATAAaagcggggccgggcagcggctCCCCAGCGTGCGatcctccgggagccagagccTGAGTTCCTCGTGCGACACGAAGCCCTCCTGCCGACGCCATGGTGCAGTGGACAGCTGAGGAGAAGCAGTTCATCACCGGCCTCTGGGGCAAGGTCAACGTCGCCGAGTGCGGTGGCGAGGCCCTGGCCAGGTAGGTGCAGCTCCAgacctgcccctgcccctgccgaGGGAAACACTCCAGCTATGGGAGCGCTGATGTgactctgtctgtctgtctgtctgtctctccccaggctgctgatCGTCTACCCCTGGACCCAGAGGTTCTTTGCCTCCTTCGGGAACCTGTCCGGTGCCACCGCTGTCCTTGGCAACCCCAAGGTGCAGGCCCATGGCAAGAAGGTGCTGACCTCCTTCGGGGAGGCCGTCAAGAACCTGGATGGCATCAAGAACACCTTCTCCGCGCTGTCCGAGCTGCACTGCGACAAGCTGCACGTGGACCCCGAGAACTTCAGGGTGAGTCCTGCCCTGACTGCCCTCCCCAGcgcaggggctgcccagagcctgATCCCCACCACCAGAGGGATTtgcccagccagggcagagcgggaggaagaggggctggggctggcatgGGGGTGAggtgcagagggacagggagggaagggacccAGTGCAGCCTGAGGGGAGGCACCGCACGGGCTGAGAGGTGACAGGGGCGGTGGGCAGGGGGCAGCGGAGGGGAGGATGTGGTTCCAGTGAGGGAATGGAGGGGGAGAACAAAGTGAGAGCAGTTGTTGAGCAGGAAGAGGTTTGAGCcaagggggaagagggaaggagCAAGAGCAAAGTTTGGCACAGAGGAGAACAGAGAGATgagtgaggagcaggagatggCAGCTGGATGCCAGAAGTCAAAGAGGATCTACAGAGAGAAAACTTTGGCTGGGAGTGTCTCAGTGGGGAATTAACCCCACCAtttgtccctgggctggggttGGCAGAAATGCCCCTGTGTCAGTGTGAGCTCCTTGTTTGTGCTCTGTGGGGCCAAGTGCTgtctcctgctgtgctgggagcttgGCCGGCCCTTCTGCCTGAGAGAAACTCCAAAATAAAGCCAGAAGGGACAAAGAAAAATTTACTCCAAAGTACTCTGGAGAATTTTTGGCTACGGTAGCAGGATTTAGAGCAAGAGCAGAGACCAGGTTTAAGGTGCATGGTAGAAAGGACTAACTGGGGGAGGTTTTTAGGGCTGCAGATTTCCCGAGGCTCCCCTGGGTGCAGTGTGAGTGCTTGTGTGGGGCTGTGCTAAGCTGAGGCTGCTCTtgtccccacagctcctgggtgACATCCTGGTCGTCGTCCTGGCCGCCCACTTCGGCAAGGACTTCACCCCCGAGTGCCAGGCTGCCTGGCAGAAGCTGGTGCGTGTGGTGGCCCACGCCCTGGCCCGCAAGTACCACTGAGGAGCCGCGGCAGCGCGGCAGCACCCGCTGCCCAACCGCTTCTAACAGCCAAATAAAGCTCATCCTGTGAACTCTGCCTGCTCCGTGTGTCCctcagggcagccagggcttgggGGCACGGCTGGCTGTGCAGAAAATACCCCTGCCTTCCTTCTGGGTGGGTCTGGTGCTTTCTGTGGGGTTGGCCTCTGGAAATTGTGCCTGCAGGATGTGGGGTTGGTAGAGTCCTGCCACCCCTGGGGTCATACCGGGGGTGCTCAGAATTTTACTGTAAAACCTGCATATCTCTCTGAGACCGGGGAAATTGAGAGGATTCATGTTTTTCAGGGGGAAGATAAACAAATGGAAGACTTTAATCTAGCCTGGCTCATCCCTGGCATAAAACCTACCCAAAATCAGCTGAGTcacccaggcccagcagccagctGGGTGGGGGCAGGTTTTAGATAAACATTTTGCTATCGAGGCCTGAGCAGACTTTGTTTATTCACATCCCTCCCACCCTGCGCCGCCCACTCTGCAATTGGGGGGGGCCCCATTCTGCCAAGAGCAGGGACTTAATTTCCTGGATGGGagttttgggtgggtttgggtgtctgcagagcagggctcttTGGGTAGGGTTTGTTCTTGGCATGGGAAGCACATCTGAGCACAGCATGACGAGGCAAAAGCGATGCTTGGCCGAAAGGATGTGCCACATCTAAGGGAAAATACTGGGCAAAGCTATTCAAACCAGGGTTTCTGGCAGCcaggttgcaccgtgctctctCTCTGCCTCACCCACATCTCTGGGCACTCACTCTCTGCCCCTGACCCACAGGAAGGTGTTAGAAGCCCCCTGTGACCCATAAATGCCCTTTCTCAGTCACGACACCCAAAGAAAGAGGCATGTTGTTCCTGCTGGCAAGGTACACACTGAGAGGGAGAGAAGATGATTCACAGCAAGTtccaaaaggttttttttttcctgcaaggaGACTGGGCAGGCACAGAGTCACCAACCCCCAAGTATTTCATGACTTTTCATAGGCTTCATGACAGATATGAGTGGTTTCCCATGAAGGTGATTGTTCATGGGCTTCAGGCAGAAAGGAGTGACCTGTGTGGATGAGCAGGtctcctcctgccagcagcgtgtctggggctgggaaggacagcagagctggacagggactggggacaaggcctgcagggacagcacccagggaatggctgccagtgccagagggcagggctggctgggatcttggccatgaggaattgttccctggcagggtgggcaggccctggcacagggtgcccagagcagctggggctgcccctgcatccctggcagtgcccaaggccaggctgggcactggggacactgggaggtgtccctgccatggcaggggtggcactgggtgggatctGGGGTCCCTCCATCCCAACCCATTCTATCATTCCATGATCCCACAGCCCGAGCAGACCCCCTGGCATTCCCTGAGACACAGCAGGATGGGAGCAGCcctcgctgctgctgccttgtggCTTCACTCCCACCTCcattcccagcctgctccaagTGCCCCCAGCACACACATCCTGTGGGGTGCCCTCTCCccatgctgcttttcctgctcccattccaTGGTGTCAGAACGTCCCTGTGGGTGCCAGCACCCCTTGGGCGGTGCCCagtgcagcactggcagcacccaggtcctgcaggggctgataagggggtgcaggagggtgggcagccctggcagccttTTCCCTGCCTATCCCCTCTTCCTGCCCATGCCAGGCTGAGCTTGGCTTCATTTGCCATCATGGTCCagccccccagctctggggactGGATTTTCTGGAGAAAAGGCAAATGTAAGCAAATCTAATGAAGATTATTCATTCCTATTCCACTAAAAAAAGAGTCTACAACTAGTGGAGGGGAAAGATATTGTCAGGCTGGAGACCTCCCTTgctatttgctttcttttaattGCTTTTCCTGCCATGTTTTCAGTGCAAAAGACACTGAGCAGGAGATGGTCCCTGGAGGAAGTACTGATGTGTGAGAGGAGCTTGGTCAGCCCTGCATCTCTGCTGCATCCTGGTCATGCCCTCACCCATCGTCCCCAGTCTCTGCAGGACCCagcagctcttcctcagcccAGCCAAACCCTCTGggaaacaacaggaaaacagtgCACTGACCCTGGCACCTTGGCATCAAACCCTGGGCTGATTTCAGCAAGAATGGTGTTACCTGGGGCTTcatgcagaaaacaaaagaggaaacctccccagggctctgctcctggtgaggggctgcagccctggcagctccagggtgTGCCAGGGGAATCCAAACCTCTCCCCCAGCAAAGCCTGGCCTGGCTGAACGtggcagggacatggggaaCTGGGGTTGCCCCACCACCTGGACATCCCTGAGCTGAGCCTGTGCAGGTTTTAGAGCCCACAGCAGAAcctgcagcagcaaaccctGTGTTCCAAGGCAGTTGCAGTGCTCCTCAGGGAGGTGGCTGAAGGCAGGAATGGGTGATGCTGCTCGGCCCCTGCTCTggcccagagcactgcagcGGGCCCATCCTGTCACAGCTGAGGGGACAACGTCTGGGTGGGCCTCGCACAACATGGGTGAGCTTCatggtccttccaacccaaaccattctgacaCTCTGTCTTAGAATATCTCCACTTGGAAAGGATCTACCATGGTAATTGAAGTCCAGCTCAGAAGTTGGACTCCAAAGTCCAACTATAATTACTCCTGCTCCAAAAGGCACAAATAAATCAAAGTGGTCAAGTTCTATTACAGGAGAAGGATATTGGGGTTAATGCAGATTtggctgcagagccagagcatcctctgagcagctcctggtggtGCAAGGACCCCCAAGCccttgggcagggcaggacctgCAGGGTTTGCTGGTGACCAACCCCTCTGCGTGGCTCTGCATTTGGAGCATTCAGCACCTCACTGATGCCAGGCAGAGCCCAGTGTGCAAAGAGCTGGGGCACGAGCTCAGGGCTCACAGGGGCCATCCCTGAGCCCCTGCCCGTGGCCagtggggatggagcacggctggagctcctgcagcccctgctctgcatGCCCACGCtggaaggggaaggagctgccccacagaggggctgggataAAGCtccccaggggacagagctctgGAGCTCAGGATAACCAGAGGCCCCTTCTCGGGGGCCCCACCCTGGCCACCCCCTCCTGCCCCGGTGGGgacccctgcctgtcccagccaATGGCCCCGCTGCAGGGGCCGGCCAGGGGCTGGCCCAGGCCATAAAACCCGGCCCCAGCTcggggctcagctcagctcagtgtCCTCCTGCAGCCACCATGGTGCACTGGTCAGCCGAGGAGAAGCAGCTCATCACCAGCGTGTGGGCCAAGGTCAGCGTGGAGGAATGCGGCGCCGAGGCCCTGGCCAGGTGGGTGCAGCTGCGCGAGGGCCCTGCGCTGCAGGGAGGCCCTGAGTCAGGCAGCTTCACCTGCCCGTgtctctccccaggctgctgatCGTCTACCCCTGGACCCAGAGGTTCTTCTCTGACTTCGGGAACCTGTCCAGCCCCACGGCCATCATCGGCAACCCCAAGGTGCGTGCCCATGGCAAGAAGGTGCTGACCTCCTTCGGGGAGGCCATCAAGAACCTGGACAACCTCAAGGGCACCTACTCCAAGCTGTCGGAGCTGCACTGCGACAAGCTGCACGTGGACCCCGAGAACTTCAGGGTGAGCTGTGCTTGCAGTCCCAGCCagacctggctgctgctctgtccaGGGAcattcctggggctgctggggaacaATCCCTGGGTAGCACCCAAGAGAGGTCACGGTTTGTACAAGGGTCTTTGCAATGGTGTCTGTGACTTTCTCCCTCAAAAGTCCCATTTTTAGTGGCAGCACAGCTCAAGGGAGGGGCAGGTATGGAGAGAACACCAGGAGGAGCCTGgtgttccctgcaggagggaTGGTTACCTGGGGAGATCTGGCTGGGgaaggtgcagcctgggctgcagggctcagagcagagggaagctcAGCAGAGCATTTCAGGAAATCCAAATTCCACAGCAAGACCGGCAGAACCAAGCAGCAGAGTCCTGCCTTGCCCAGCACGGGCATGGCGCagtccctcctcctcctccaacaCTTTTAAATTAAGAAGGATCATTCTCTTAATTTAtgtctaaagaaaaaaacattgtgTTTTTCAGGGTGAGTTTCAGGCCAAATCCAAATGCTTCAGCATTCCAAAAATGGGGAACTAGTTTGAAGTTCTTTGTTcgggttttgttttatttttaagaatgaAACAAATACTGTTTTCCAAAACCCAGAGCTGTCTGTGGGAAGACTGAGaacctgctgtggcagggagcagggagtgaGCCATGCCCCTAACCAGggctgaggaggaagaggaggaggaggagtgtgCAGGGTGTGGGAGCCCTTCAGGAGGGCAATTCTGCCTCAGGGAGAAGTCGGGGGAGGAAAACAGGGCTAcaggaggggtctggggggggaTAGGGACTGCAGAGGGGGAAAATCTGCACAGAAACGCCAAGGAGACAcaaaggaggagctgctggtgctgagggggttccagtgccagcagagccttGGTGACAGCGGGTCTGGCAGGTCAGCCTCAGCCTGGACAGccggagctgctgctctgctggggctgggcagggtctgagcaggggctggggctgggcaggggctggggctgggcaggggctgagcaggggcaggggctgagcaggggctggggctggggtggggctgagcaggggctggggctgggctggggctgagcaggggctggggctgggcaggggctctctctggctgagcaggggctgagcaggggctgggcaggggctctctctggctgagcaggggcagggcaggggctgagcaggggctctctctggctgagcaggggctgagcaggggctctctctggctgagcaggggctgagcaggggcaggggctgagcaggggctctgtggggctgagcaggggctctctctggctgagcagggctgggctgtctAGCTGCTCCAGCttagcagcagctcccagcagcactgacccgcctgtccctctctcctcaGCTCCTCGGGGATGTCCTTGTCATCGTCCTGGCGTCCCACTTGGGCGGGGATTTCACCCCTGTGTGCCAGTGTGCCTGGCAGAAGCTCGTGGGTGTGGTGGCCCACGCTCTGGCCCACAAGTACCACTGACCAccctggggagagcaggagcctgggccagccccagccccacgggGAGCCCCTGACCCTGATCACCCTCCAATAAACCCTCCAATAAACCCGTCCATCAGCTCCTGTgcagtgtctgtgtgtctgtgctgggcagggaggggctgggctggcctggGACTGCAAGGGCACCCACCAGTGACCCccaggctgggggctgggacagcccaggatccccaaaccctgcagggctggggcagcccggggttcctcagctctgcagggctcagaagatgctgcagagggactggggacaaggcctgcagggacagcacccagggaatggctgccagtgccagagggcagggctgggtgggatcttggcaatgaggaattgttccctggcagggtgggcaggccctggcccagggtgcccagagcagctggggctgcccctgcatccctggcagtgcccaaggccaggctgggcactggggacagtgggaggtgtccctgccatggctggggtggcactgggtgggatttgacgtccctccagcccaaaccagtctgggattttTGTGATGGGCTCCAGGAGGAGAGGTGCCATCTCCCACAACTGTGATTTCTATGGTTTAACACTTTCCCAATGCCTTTTCCTGCCCATTTTGCCACAGAGCAA contains the following coding sequences:
- the LOC129117635 gene encoding hemoglobin subunit beta-like yields the protein MVNWTAEEKQLITCLWAKVNVAECGGEALARLLIVYPWTQRFFASFGNLSSPTAVCGNPMVRAHGKKVLTSFGEAIKSLDSIKKCFAPLSKLHCDKLHVDPENFRLLGDTLIVVLASHFGKDFTPECQAAWQKLVRVVAHALAHEYH
- the LOC129117631 gene encoding hemoglobin subunit epsilon-like isoform X2: MGDAARPLLWPRALQRAHPVTAEGTTSGWASHNMATMVHWSAEEKQLITSVWAKVSVEECGAEALARLLIVYPWTQRFFSDFGNLSSPTAIIGNPKVRAHGKKVLTSFGEAIKNLDNLKGTYSKLSELHCDKLHVDPENFRLLGDVLVIVLASHLGGDFTPVCQCAWQKLVGVVAHALAHKYH
- the LOC129117631 gene encoding hemoglobin subunit epsilon-like isoform X3, yielding MVHWSAEEKQLITSVWAKVSVEECGAEALARLLIVYPWTQRFFSDFGNLSSPTAIIGNPKVRAHGKKVLTSFGEAIKNLDNLKGTYSKLSELHCDKLHVDPENFRLLGDVLVIVLASHLGGDFTPVCQCAWQKLVGVVAHALAHKYH
- the LOC129117634 gene encoding hemoglobin subunit beta, whose protein sequence is MVQWTAEEKQFITGLWGKVNVAECGGEALARLLIVYPWTQRFFASFGNLSGATAVLGNPKVQAHGKKVLTSFGEAVKNLDGIKNTFSALSELHCDKLHVDPENFRLLGDILVVVLAAHFGKDFTPECQAAWQKLVRVVAHALARKYH
- the LOC129117631 gene encoding hemoglobin subunit epsilon-like isoform X1 encodes the protein MLLFLLPFHGVRTSLWVPAPLGRCPVQHWQHPGPAGADKGVQEGGQPWQPFPCLSPLPAHARLSLASFAIMVQPPSSGDWIFWRKGKSTMVHWSAEEKQLITSVWAKVSVEECGAEALARLLIVYPWTQRFFSDFGNLSSPTAIIGNPKVRAHGKKVLTSFGEAIKNLDNLKGTYSKLSELHCDKLHVDPENFRLLGDVLVIVLASHLGGDFTPVCQCAWQKLVGVVAHALAHKYH